Proteins encoded within one genomic window of Procambarus clarkii isolate CNS0578487 chromosome 31, FALCON_Pclarkii_2.0, whole genome shotgun sequence:
- the LOC138370286 gene encoding merozoite surface protein 2-like produces the protein MGTTSRTNRRPTQNGSSLYHRGNQATHSRRLRSHPSSAGARGEDTGPGAVAEDEREDDDASQGAPGRPMGAAGTSTGAGRATDCIAKPAGGSATTGGTTGDAGGAASANRTSTPSTPVSSSSRSGGNPLHRISGREQLYPQCTRQPDAPTCHTGNKWLVHPHNDDGAKSLKETPEEELRKLHGGLHGHSHKSRHCPDLKWPQIQCHPATARFGQQGHLAAAGSVGAADRVNIFNNIINPED, from the exons ATGGgtaccactagccggacgaaccgacgcccgacgcagaacggcagcagcctctaccacagggggaaccaggccacacacagcaggaggctccgcagccaccccagctcaGCCGGGGCCCGAGGcgaggacacagggccaggcgcagtagCTGAAGACGAGAGAGAAGACGACGACGCCTCACAGGGAGCGCCAGGAAGGCCCATGGGAGCAGCAGGGACATCGACAGGAGCTGGTAGAGCAACCGACTGCATTGCAAAACCTGCGGGAGGGtccgcaacaaccggaggaacgacgGGCGACGCAGGGGGAGCCGCATCAGCTAACCGGACGTCCACCCCCTCAACCCCGGTGTCCTCCTCCAGCAGGAGCGGCGGAAATCCTCTTCACAGAATAAGTGGACGGGAGCAACTGTATCCGcagtgcacccggcagcctgatgccccaacatgccacactGGAAACAA ATGGCTTGTGCATCCTCACAATGATGATGGAGCCAAATCTCTGAAAGAAACGCCGGAGGAGgaactcaggaaactccatggggggctCCATGGACACTCACATAAGTCACGGCACTGCCCCGATCTGAAATGGCCACAGATCCAGTGCCATCCAGCAACTGCAAG ATTTGGCCAGCAAGGTCACCTGGCGGCGGCTGGCTCCGTGGGGGCAGCTGATCGAGTCAACATCTTCAACAACATCatcaacccagaagactga